From a region of the Sorex araneus isolate mSorAra2 chromosome 10, mSorAra2.pri, whole genome shotgun sequence genome:
- the FGFR1OP2 gene encoding FGFR1 oncogene partner 2 isoform X1 — translation MTCTIEKALADAKALVERLRDHDNAAESLIEQTTALSKQVEAMKRYQEEIQELNEVARHRPRSTLVMGIQQENRQIRELQQENKELRTSLEEHQSALELIMSKYREQMFRLLMASRKDGPGIVMKLKEQHAKIAKAHRHSSGGTFLGAARHVLEAPQHGLERRHMEANQNELQAHVDQITEMAAVMKKAIELDEQQGSKEQERIFQLEQENKGLREILQITRESFLSLRRDEGPDGVSALSPLVTGSDLRLRES, via the exons ATGACTTGCACAATCGAGAAGGCCCTGGCTGATGCCAAAGCCCTGGTGGAACGGCTGCGGGACCATGACAACGCGGCCGAGTCGCTGATCGAGCAGACCACGGCGCTCAGCAAGCAAGTGGAGGCCATGAAGCGG TATCAGGAAGAAATTCAAGAACTGAATGAAGTCGCAAGACATCGACCACGGTCCACGTTGGTTATGGGAATCCAGCAGGAAAACAGACAAATCAGAGAGCTGCAGCAGGAGAACAAAG AGCTACGCACGTCCCTGGAAGAGCACCAGTCCGCCCTGGAGCTCATCATGAGCAAGTACCGCGAGCAGATGTTCAGGCTGCTCATGGCGAGCAGGAAGGACGGCCCCGGCATAGTGATGAAGCTGAAGGAGCAGCACGCCAAG ATTGCCAAGGCACACCGGCACAGCTCCGGAGGGACCTTCCTCGGTGCGGCCCGACACGTCCTGGAAGCGCCTCAGCACGGACTGGAGAGGAGGCACATGGAAGCGAATCAGAAT gagttacAGGCGCACGTGGACCAGATCACGGAAATGGCGGCCGTGATGAAGAAGGCCATCGAGCTCGATGAGCAGCAAGGCAGCAAGGAGCAGGAGCGCATATTCCAGCTGGAA caaGAGAACAAAGGCTTGAGAGAGATCCTGCAGATCACGCGCGAGTCCTTTCTGAGCCTGCGGAGGGATGAGGGGCCGGACGGCGTGTCGGCGCTGTCCCCGCTGGTGACCGGCAGTGACCTGCGTCTGCGCGAGAGCTAG
- the FGFR1OP2 gene encoding FGFR1 oncogene partner 2 isoform X2 yields MTCTIEKALADAKALVERLRDHDNAAESLIEQTTALSKQVEAMKRYQEEIQELNEVARHRPRSTLVMGIQQENRQIRELQQENKELRTSLEEHQSALELIMSKYREQMFRLLMASRKDGPGIVMKLKEQHAKELQAHVDQITEMAAVMKKAIELDEQQGSKEQERIFQLEQENKGLREILQITRESFLSLRRDEGPDGVSALSPLVTGSDLRLRES; encoded by the exons ATGACTTGCACAATCGAGAAGGCCCTGGCTGATGCCAAAGCCCTGGTGGAACGGCTGCGGGACCATGACAACGCGGCCGAGTCGCTGATCGAGCAGACCACGGCGCTCAGCAAGCAAGTGGAGGCCATGAAGCGG TATCAGGAAGAAATTCAAGAACTGAATGAAGTCGCAAGACATCGACCACGGTCCACGTTGGTTATGGGAATCCAGCAGGAAAACAGACAAATCAGAGAGCTGCAGCAGGAGAACAAAG AGCTACGCACGTCCCTGGAAGAGCACCAGTCCGCCCTGGAGCTCATCATGAGCAAGTACCGCGAGCAGATGTTCAGGCTGCTCATGGCGAGCAGGAAGGACGGCCCCGGCATAGTGATGAAGCTGAAGGAGCAGCACGCCAAG gagttacAGGCGCACGTGGACCAGATCACGGAAATGGCGGCCGTGATGAAGAAGGCCATCGAGCTCGATGAGCAGCAAGGCAGCAAGGAGCAGGAGCGCATATTCCAGCTGGAA caaGAGAACAAAGGCTTGAGAGAGATCCTGCAGATCACGCGCGAGTCCTTTCTGAGCCTGCGGAGGGATGAGGGGCCGGACGGCGTGTCGGCGCTGTCCCCGCTGGTGACCGGCAGTGACCTGCGTCTGCGCGAGAGCTAG